The segment TTCTGGTGAAAATAGCGGTTGCCCTTGGCGCGGGCGCGCAGCATGCGCTTGACGAGGTCGCGCTGATCTTTCAGATTTTTGTCCGTTACGCCGAGGCCGTTTTGCAGGCTGGTGAACTCCTCCATCGCGTTGGCGAGGATGTTCAGCTTGAATTTATCGCGCGCGACGATCACGGTGGGCGGCGAGAGAATGCCGATCTGGATCGAGCCGGCGACCAGCGCCTGGAGCTGCGTCGGGACGTCGCCGGCCAGCACCACGGTCACGTCCTTATCCGGATCGAGTCCGGCGCGGCGCAGCATGCGGATACCGGCCGTGTGCTGGCTTCCTCCGAACGTCGTCGTGCCCGCGACCTTGCCCTTGAGATCGGCGAAATTTTTCAGCTCCGGCCGGGTGACGAGCCAGAAGAGCGGGCGTCTCAGGCTCACCGCCAGGACCTTGACCGGCACGCCGCGCGGGATGGCGCGCGTCGCGCTGCCGATCGAGCCGAGCGCGTGGACCTCGCCGGAAACGACCGCCGCGATCGCGACGGTAGCTCTGGTCTGCACGAGCTCGGGGTCGAGGCCTTCCTCGCGGAAAAAGCCGCGCTCCTGCGCGATGAAGAGATCGATCGACGCAATGCTCCGGCTCGAATAGGTGATCACGACGCGCTGGGGCGGCGTCTGCGAGCGGGCTTCGAACGGAAAAATAAGAGCGAAGAGGAAGAGGGGGATGAGAACCAAACCCGCCATACAGCGACCTAACAATAGGCCACATTCGTGACGGTCGTCAAGCGAGAGAAGGCGTCCCCTTAACGCCCTGTTCGCTTAGAGGCGTTGAGCATTTAATCGCTCTCCAGAGGGGGCGACCGGAAAATACAACCGAAAGGTCGTTCCGCCCGTCGGGCTACTCTCTACTTGAATAAGACCGTTGTGGCTTTTTACAATGCCGTACACCACCGCAAGCCCAAGGCCGGTCCCCTGACCGGTCTCTTTGGTCGTGAAGAAAGGCTCGAAGATTCGGCTCTGAACGTTTTCGTCCATTCCAGTGCCGGTGTCGCTGACCTCGATGCGCACGTACCGCTCCGCTTTCGCTTCCGGGTAGTCTTGCAGGGTTGTCCCGTCGACGGCTTCGGTCCTGAGCGTCAGTTTGCCGCCGTCCGGCATCGCGTCGCGAGCGTTAATGCAAAGATTCAAGAGCGCTTGATTGATTTGGCTCGGAGACGCCATAACCGGGGGAAGCTCACGGCCCAACTCCGGCGTCACTTCAATGGTTTTTCGAAAGGTTTGTCGGAGCAAACGCAGTAGTCCGTGGATCAGCGTATTGACGTCCGTCGGTTCCAGGCTCTCCTCTGTTTTCTTGCCAATGGTCAAAAGCTGCTGCACGAGCACGGCGCCCCGCCTGATCGCCTCATCGATGACATTGAGAGTTTCAGCAATTCGATCGCCCTTGCCGGCGTGCTCGCGGAGAACAGAAGCGTATCCCAGGATGATGTTGAGGATATTGTTAAAGTCGTGCGCGACTCCGGCGGCGAGCGTTCCGATGCTTTCCATTTTTTGCGCCTGACGAAGCTGCTCTTCGAGTTTTTGTCGTTCCTCGATGTCCTCGATAAGCGTGCGATTGGCCTGTTCCAACTCCGCGGTGCGCTCGGCCACTCTCGTCTCCAGTTCCTGAGTGAGCTTGTGCAGCGCTTGTTCCGCCTTTTTAGGCTCGGTGATATCGTCAATAGCCAGAAGTATCAGTTGGACCGCGTTCTCTTGTTTGTCATAGATCCTTCTGGCGCTGAGCGACATGATCCTTTGTCCGATAGAGGGAAACTCGTGCTCCACATCGAGGTTCTCAAAGCGCGCATCGCGGGGCAGGACTTCCTCCAGTAACTCGCGCAGCCTGGGAATATCCCACTGGTGATTCCCGACCTCGTAGATGAGACGACCCACCGTTTCCTCCCGCGCGACTCTAAAGGTCTCGAAAAAAGCGCGGTTGGCCGAAACGATGCTCAGGTCAGGACTCAGGACTATCAGGGATTCGCGAACCGTAGAAACGATGTTCTCAGCGTAGTCTTGGGCCTCCTTCAATCGGGTTACATCGGTAAACGTGAAGACCACTCCGTCAATCAGATTGTTCAGAGTGCGATAGGGAATCGAGCGCATCACGTGCCAGCGGCCATCCGAGGTTTGCACCTCTTTCTCAACCGGAACCAGGCTCTTAAGCACGTTGTCGGCGACCGATGTAAGGTCTACGTCAATTAAATTGTTTGAAATGTTGCTTACCGGACGGCCGAGATCCAAAGGGATCAAGTTCAGTAGCTTTGTCGCCGACGGCGTGAAACGCCGGACGCAAAATCCCGTATCCAAAAAAATCGTCCCGACTTCGGAGGAATTCAAAAAATTGGCCAAGTCGTCAGTGGTCCTGGACAGCTCTTCGATCTTATCGTTGAGCTGGTTGTTGACGGTGATTAACTCCTCATTAACGGATTGCATCTCCTCTTTTGAGGTTTCCAACTCTTCATTGGTCGATTGCAGCTCCTCGTTGATGGCCAGGACCTCCTCGTTGGCGGTCGTGAGTTCCTCATGGGTAGTTTGAAAGTCATCGATAGTGGTTTGGAGCTCGTCTCTTAACCTTGCGATCTCGGCTTCGAGCCGCTCGGTAAGATCATCGCGCCGGCCGATCTCGGTTTCCTCGACGCCGATGGGCGCATCCTTGACCGGCGCCGGCGCGTCCTCAAAGATAACGGCGAGCAATCTGTTGCCTGATTTGGGCTCTACGACGGGAGTTATGGTTACATCGGCAAAATAGTTGGAATCGTCCCGGCTGAAATCGAGGGCTCCGAGCTTGGCGGCATGGTTTTCGCGCGCCGCCTTTTGGGCTGCGAGGCGGACTTTCAGCGAATGTCTATCGTCGGTCATTTCAAACAAGTTCAGGCTGGCATCGCCGAAGGGGTGCTTCAGGTACTTATGGCTCTCGCCGTAGAAGTGCAGAATATTGCCATTCTCATCGATCAGGACAATACTCGCGTTAAAATGCTTCAAGAGCACCTGCTGGTTCAGATCCGACAATTTGACGGAAGGCCGCCTTTCCTGTCTAGACGGAAGGGCGGCCGGCGCGCCGGACCGCGTTGGAAAATTCGCGACCTCGACGGCGGCGGACGGCTTGCGGCGGAAAATCCGGAAGCTTCTGGAAACGGGCTCGAACGAGTCGCTCTGCTCGACGACGGTCTCGGACTTGCCCAGAAACAAGTATCCGTCCGGCTTGAGCGCAAACCCGAAAAGGCTCAGAATTTTTTTCTGCATTCCCGGCTCGATGTAGATCAGCAGGTTGCGACAACTGATCAAGTCCAATTTCATAAACGGCGGGTCCATGATCACGTTATGCGCGGCAAAGGTCATGACTTCCCGAATTTCTTTATTAATCTGATAAACGTGGTCTTTCTTGGTAAAGAACCGCGCCAGGCGCTCCTCCGACACGTCGGCGCTGATGCTTTCGGGATATATGCCCTCACGGGCGCATTTCAGCGCGTCATGATCGATGTCCGACGCGAAGACCTGTATGGGAGATCTCTTCCTGCTCCGAGCGCTTTCCTCCATGAGCAACATGGCGATGGAATAGGCCTCCTCGCCGGTCGCGCAACCCGTAACCCACACGCGCAGGGCACGGTCACTGTTCCCTTCTTGAACCAGCGGCTTGATGACCTTGTTGGCGAGCTCCGCAAATGCCTCCGGATCCCGGAAGAAGCTCGTGACGCTGATCAGCATGTCCTTCGAAAGGCTCGCGAGCTCGTCGGGGTCTTGGAGGAGAAAGCGGTAATATTCGGAAAAATTTCCGATGCGGTGGAGCCCCATGCGGCGCGCGACGCGGCGCTGGAGCGTCGAGTTCTTGTAAAAACGAAAGTCGTTTTTGGTCTGACTTCCCAGCAAATAGATAATCGAACCGAGATGGTCCCGTCCGCCTTCGCTATCGGCGTCCGTGGGTTCGACGGGGGATTGTCGCACGTACTGAAGAAGCGCGTCGGGTATTTCCCCGACCGGCAGGACGCAATCGACCATTCCCGTCGCTATTGCGCTTTCGATCATGTTGCCGAACTGAGCGGTCTTGGGATCTTGAACCATTACTATGCCGCTCGCTCCCCGGATCTCTCTTATCCCCAATGTGCCGTCCGAGCCGCTGCCGGAAAAAAGCATGGCTACGGCCTTTTCATGTTGGTCCTGAGCAAGAGAGCGGAAGAAAAAATCGATCGGCATCCGGATACCGTCGCGCTTTACCGGCTCGGTCAGATGCAGCATGCCGTCTTTGACGAAGAGAAACTTATTAGGAGGAATCGTGTAAACGCAGTTGCGCCGAATCGGCGAGCGGTCTTCCGCCTGGACTACCGTCATGTCCGTGCATTTGGCCAAAAGGCTCGCCATGTAACTCATGTGGTCCGGGTCCAGGTGCTGCACCACGACAAAACCCAGGCCGCTATCCGCCGGCATCGCGGTAAAAAATTCTTTCAACGCGTCCAATCCACCGGCCGATGCGCCGATGCCGACTACCTGGATATTTGAACCTTCAGGATCCATGATTCTGCGTCATCGTGGAGAAACTGCGATCTTCCCTGCTCCTGAACGACAGATTTATATTTGGCCGTAACAGATTAGAATTTTTAGCAAAATAGCGCTTTCGGTCAACGCTAGGTGGTCACTTAAGTGACAATTTTGATGGGTGCAAAACTGAGACTTGTCCCTCCGGGGACAGACTTTATTGCGGTAAATAAGCTATTAAATACGAGCCGGGTAACAGGAGGAGGAATATGGAATCGCGAAGCGTTGTTGACCCAGAAAGTCTACGCAAGCTAAAGAGCTTCGACTGGTTGACGGCCGTTCAGTTGCAAAGTCTTGCGCAAAACATGGCGCTGACGAAAGTAAGAAAGAAAGATCCGATCTTTGCTCAAGGTGAGTCTGCCAATATGATATTTCTGGTTCTCTCAGGCACTGTAAGGCTGTCCGTCGTCAATCAAGAAAACAAACGGGTAGTTGTGACG is part of the Candidatus Binatia bacterium genome and harbors:
- a CDS encoding cyclic nucleotide-binding domain-containing protein, which produces MESRSVVDPESLRKLKSFDWLTAVQLQSLAQNMALTKVRKKDPIFAQGESANMIFLVLSGTVRLSVVNQENKRVVVT
- a CDS encoding ABC transporter substrate-binding protein; translated protein: MAGLVLIPLFLFALIFPFEARSQTPPQRVVITYSSRSIASIDLFIAQERGFFREEGLDPELVQTRATVAIAAVVSGEVHALGSIGSATRAIPRGVPVKVLAVSLRRPLFWLVTRPELKNFADLKGKVAGTTTFGGSQHTAGIRMLRRAGLDPDKDVTVVLAGDVPTQLQALVAGSIQIGILSPPTVIVARDKFKLNILANAMEEFTSLQNGLGVTDKNLKDQRDLVKRMLRARAKGNRYFHQNERGTAEVLVKYLGVDMPTALETYRISRPAFTTDGIPTDDEVREYLKMDAQAIGLPAPVPAATVFDFSLQREVNKELGLK
- a CDS encoding CheR family methyltransferase; this encodes MDPEGSNIQVVGIGASAGGLDALKEFFTAMPADSGLGFVVVQHLDPDHMSYMASLLAKCTDMTVVQAEDRSPIRRNCVYTIPPNKFLFVKDGMLHLTEPVKRDGIRMPIDFFFRSLAQDQHEKAVAMLFSGSGSDGTLGIREIRGASGIVMVQDPKTAQFGNMIESAIATGMVDCVLPVGEIPDALLQYVRQSPVEPTDADSEGGRDHLGSIIYLLGSQTKNDFRFYKNSTLQRRVARRMGLHRIGNFSEYYRFLLQDPDELASLSKDMLISVTSFFRDPEAFAELANKVIKPLVQEGNSDRALRVWVTGCATGEEAYSIAMLLMEESARSRKRSPIQVFASDIDHDALKCAREGIYPESISADVSEERLARFFTKKDHVYQINKEIREVMTFAAHNVIMDPPFMKLDLISCRNLLIYIEPGMQKKILSLFGFALKPDGYLFLGKSETVVEQSDSFEPVSRSFRIFRRKPSAAVEVANFPTRSGAPAALPSRQERRPSVKLSDLNQQVLLKHFNASIVLIDENGNILHFYGESHKYLKHPFGDASLNLFEMTDDRHSLKVRLAAQKAARENHAAKLGALDFSRDDSNYFADVTITPVVEPKSGNRLLAVIFEDAPAPVKDAPIGVEETEIGRRDDLTERLEAEIARLRDELQTTIDDFQTTHEELTTANEEVLAINEELQSTNEELETSKEEMQSVNEELITVNNQLNDKIEELSRTTDDLANFLNSSEVGTIFLDTGFCVRRFTPSATKLLNLIPLDLGRPVSNISNNLIDVDLTSVADNVLKSLVPVEKEVQTSDGRWHVMRSIPYRTLNNLIDGVVFTFTDVTRLKEAQDYAENIVSTVRESLIVLSPDLSIVSANRAFFETFRVAREETVGRLIYEVGNHQWDIPRLRELLEEVLPRDARFENLDVEHEFPSIGQRIMSLSARRIYDKQENAVQLILLAIDDITEPKKAEQALHKLTQELETRVAERTAELEQANRTLIEDIEERQKLEEQLRQAQKMESIGTLAAGVAHDFNNILNIILGYASVLREHAGKGDRIAETLNVIDEAIRRGAVLVQQLLTIGKKTEESLEPTDVNTLIHGLLRLLRQTFRKTIEVTPELGRELPPVMASPSQINQALLNLCINARDAMPDGGKLTLRTEAVDGTTLQDYPEAKAERYVRIEVSDTGTGMDENVQSRIFEPFFTTKETGQGTGLGLAVVYGIVKSHNGLIQVESSPTGGTTFRLYFPVAPSGERLNAQRL